A region of Paenibacillus sp. JNUCC-31 DNA encodes the following proteins:
- a CDS encoding alpha-L-fucosidase, with translation MEFYAFIHFTVNTFTDQEWGMGNEDPAIFNPSDLSARQWVQACKSAEMTGLILTCKHHDGFCLWPSEYTDHTVAASPWRNGTGDLVKEVADACREGGLKFGVYLSPWDRHEASYGDSERYNEFFMNQLRELLTQYGELFCVWFDGACGEGPNGKRQVYDWEAYYAIIRELQPEAVISVCGPDVRWCGNEAGHTRASEWSVVPAYLQDNEKIQEQSQQVDDGEFASRINTQDADLGSRNVIRQHEGKLIWYPAEVNTSIRPGWFYHASEDDQVKSLEELLSIYDGAVGGNANFLLNLPPDPRGLIHEQDAERLAQLGDVLRSTYRQSLAVGARIRASVTRNEEHVASHVLREEADTFWCPSEGTEQAWLEVELPEERLFDRVVLMEHIRSGQRIERFTLEAKGESGDWQELYCGTVVGHKRICRFDALTAKTIRITIHESRWYPTLSRLGVYLSKQKEEPKR, from the coding sequence ATGGAGTTCTATGCATTTATTCATTTTACCGTGAATACGTTTACAGATCAGGAATGGGGCATGGGGAATGAAGATCCCGCTATCTTTAACCCTTCCGATCTGAGTGCCCGGCAATGGGTTCAGGCGTGCAAGTCTGCCGAGATGACAGGATTGATTCTTACGTGCAAGCATCATGACGGGTTTTGTTTATGGCCAAGCGAGTACACGGATCATACGGTTGCTGCCAGCCCATGGCGTAATGGTACAGGTGATCTGGTGAAAGAAGTTGCCGATGCATGCAGGGAAGGCGGGTTGAAGTTCGGCGTCTATCTGTCGCCGTGGGACCGGCATGAAGCATCCTACGGGGATTCGGAGCGATATAACGAGTTTTTCATGAATCAGCTGCGTGAACTGCTAACCCAGTATGGTGAACTTTTCTGCGTGTGGTTCGATGGGGCATGTGGAGAGGGGCCGAATGGTAAAAGGCAGGTCTATGACTGGGAGGCCTATTATGCAATCATTCGCGAGTTGCAGCCAGAGGCGGTGATCTCGGTATGCGGCCCGGATGTTCGCTGGTGTGGCAATGAGGCAGGGCATACCCGGGCTTCTGAATGGAGCGTTGTACCTGCTTACTTGCAGGATAACGAGAAGATCCAGGAGCAATCCCAGCAGGTGGATGATGGCGAGTTTGCCAGCAGAATTAATACACAGGATGCAGATTTGGGGAGTCGGAATGTGATCCGGCAGCATGAGGGCAAGCTCATCTGGTATCCAGCAGAAGTGAATACATCCATCCGTCCGGGTTGGTTCTATCATGCCAGCGAGGATGATCAGGTTAAATCGCTGGAGGAACTGCTTAGCATCTATGATGGAGCGGTTGGGGGCAACGCCAACTTTCTGCTTAATCTTCCGCCAGACCCACGCGGCCTCATTCACGAACAGGATGCTGAGCGGCTGGCACAGCTCGGAGACGTTTTGCGGAGCACTTATCGGCAAAGTCTGGCTGTAGGTGCCCGGATTCGGGCATCAGTGACAAGGAATGAGGAACATGTGGCTTCCCATGTATTGCGAGAGGAAGCCGATACGTTCTGGTGCCCCTCTGAAGGGACAGAACAGGCCTGGCTGGAGGTGGAGCTGCCGGAGGAGAGGCTGTTCGACCGAGTGGTTCTCATGGAACATATCCGTTCAGGTCAACGAATTGAGCGTTTTACGCTGGAGGCAAAGGGTGAGAGTGGTGATTGGCAGGAGCTGTATTGCGGGACGGTTGTTGGTCACAAACGAATCTGTCGTTTCGATGCCCTCACCGCCAAAACCATTCGTATAACCATTCATGAATCCAGATGGTATCCTACATTGTCCCGGCTGGGTGTATATCTAAGCAAACAGAAGGAGGAGCCTAAAAGATGA
- a CDS encoding sugar phosphate isomerase/epimerase family protein: MKVGLSTYSLQQVLNSKEMTVPDAIRYIAEQGGEHVEIVPMGYSLIDQPELIDQIREAAQDVGIDISNYAIGANFVTGEGPDALEHEIAAVMKHVDVAAALGVTRMRHDVAFRPAEEGTVAQFEADLPVLVKACQRIADYAASHGITTSVENHGYYVQSSERIRRLVHETARENFRTTLDIGNFLCVDEDPVSAVKNNIPYASMVHAKDFYRRPSYRNPGEGWFQTSHGNYLRGAIVGHGDIDMPEVFRVLKQSGYDGYISVEFEGMENCKTASRIAMDNVRRFWEEA; the protein is encoded by the coding sequence ATGAAAGTAGGACTCAGCACATACAGTCTGCAACAGGTACTGAATAGCAAAGAAATGACTGTACCGGATGCCATCCGCTACATCGCCGAGCAGGGCGGAGAACATGTGGAGATTGTTCCAATGGGGTACAGCCTGATCGACCAACCGGAATTAATTGACCAGATTCGAGAGGCTGCGCAAGACGTGGGGATTGACATCTCCAATTATGCAATTGGTGCCAACTTTGTTACAGGGGAAGGCCCGGATGCACTTGAACATGAGATCGCCGCTGTCATGAAGCATGTGGATGTCGCTGCAGCTCTTGGGGTGACAAGAATGCGTCATGATGTCGCGTTTCGTCCTGCAGAGGAGGGGACCGTTGCCCAATTTGAGGCCGACCTGCCTGTTCTGGTGAAGGCTTGCCAGCGAATTGCCGATTACGCAGCGAGTCACGGAATTACCACAAGTGTGGAGAACCATGGTTACTATGTGCAGTCCAGCGAACGAATCCGGCGGTTGGTGCATGAGACGGCTCGGGAAAATTTCAGGACAACGCTGGATATCGGCAACTTCCTGTGTGTAGATGAAGACCCGGTTAGCGCTGTGAAAAACAACATTCCTTATGCATCCATGGTGCACGCCAAAGATTTCTATCGGAGACCCTCTTACCGTAATCCCGGGGAGGGATGGTTCCAGACCTCACACGGCAATTACCTGCGGGGTGCAATTGTGGGACACGGCGATATTGACATGCCAGAAGTATTCCGTGTGTTGAAGCAGTCCGGCTATGACGGATATATCTCTGTAGAATTCGAGGGCATGGAAAATTGCAAAACTGCATCCCGCATCGCGATGGATAACGTCCGCCGCTTCTGGGAGGAAGCATAA
- a CDS encoding Gfo/Idh/MocA family protein — MSKLKVAVVGAGSISDFHLQAYASNPEVEIYAICDLNEARAQEAAKKYNATHVFTDYKELLALPEIHSISVCTWNDTHAEISIAALDAGKNVLCEKPLCQTVEEALEVEKAVHRTGKLLQVGFVRRYSDNAQILKKFIDEGELGEIYYAKASCLRRLGNPGGWFADVERSGGGPLIDIGVHIIDISWYLMGKPKVKTVSANVSNRLGNRANIRNLSFYQAADYDANKNTVEDMANALIRFENGASLLVDVSFTLHAKQDETSVRLYGDKGGAELEPEISLIGEKFDTILNMTPQVDFKSLDFAGSFRNEVNHFIDSTQGRKETLSPVEDGVEIMKILCAIYESAREGREISL; from the coding sequence ATGTCCAAACTTAAAGTTGCCGTTGTCGGCGCGGGATCGATATCCGATTTTCATTTACAAGCTTATGCCAGCAATCCCGAAGTTGAAATATACGCCATATGTGACCTGAATGAAGCTCGTGCCCAGGAAGCAGCGAAAAAATATAACGCTACTCATGTATTCACAGACTATAAGGAGCTTCTGGCACTGCCTGAAATCCATTCGATCAGCGTCTGTACCTGGAATGACACACACGCCGAGATTAGCATTGCTGCTCTGGATGCGGGTAAAAACGTACTTTGCGAGAAGCCGCTCTGTCAAACGGTAGAAGAAGCGCTGGAGGTAGAGAAGGCTGTTCACCGCACTGGGAAGCTGCTTCAAGTTGGCTTTGTACGCCGTTATAGCGACAATGCGCAAATCCTGAAGAAGTTCATTGATGAAGGCGAGCTGGGAGAGATCTATTATGCCAAGGCATCCTGTCTGCGGCGTTTGGGCAATCCGGGTGGCTGGTTTGCAGATGTTGAGCGTTCTGGCGGCGGCCCGTTGATCGATATCGGCGTACACATTATTGATATCTCCTGGTACCTGATGGGCAAACCGAAGGTGAAAACCGTCTCTGCGAATGTCTCCAATCGATTGGGTAACCGTGCCAATATCCGTAATCTGTCGTTCTACCAGGCGGCCGACTATGATGCGAACAAAAACACCGTGGAGGATATGGCCAACGCATTGATTCGCTTCGAGAACGGGGCAAGCCTGCTGGTGGATGTAAGTTTCACGCTGCACGCCAAGCAGGATGAAACTTCGGTCAGACTCTATGGCGATAAAGGTGGAGCTGAACTGGAACCGGAAATCTCACTCATTGGCGAGAAATTCGATACCATCTTAAATATGACACCACAGGTCGACTTCAAATCCCTTGATTTTGCAGGTTCTTTCCGTAATGAAGTCAATCATTTTATCGACAGTACCCAAGGGCGCAAAGAGACGCTTAGTCCCGTTGAAGATGGCGTTGAAATCATGAAAATCCTCTGTGCCATCTACGAGTCGGCACGTGAAGGACGCGAAATTTCACTGTAG
- a CDS encoding alpha-L-fucosidase, with the protein MSETKESVLEQEEQVVEAGVHNFSKEEEWVQPEDPLLNERLEWFKDQKLGLMMHWGPYSQLGLVESWALSDEDGDWSRNDIDWTDDMEHFKREYFDLNKTFNPIRFQPEEWAQMAADNGFKYFLFTTKHHDGFCMWDTHTTDYRITGKDTPFHTHKYADICRALFDAFRAKGLGISAYFSKADWHTPYYWTPGMERGSHMWRGPSYDPKEYPWLWEKFVEFTHEQIMELLTNYGRIECLWLDAGWVREGRHGQDIRLGEVVERARQTTQPWLLAADRTVGGPYENIVTPEQTIPEHPMNIPWESCITVGNSFAFGFDDQYKPARQLAHILLEVVSKGGNLALNVGPQPDGRLPNGAVQSIKALGEWLGTHGEGIYATRICGPYYTGEWAFTRKEDINVTYAFRLYRNENEVVQPQLVIPYVEKVERIELVGTDGVLSFQRTEDGLAVELPQTAVTELAPITLTFRLFTNQ; encoded by the coding sequence ATGAGCGAAACCAAAGAATCAGTGCTGGAACAGGAAGAGCAGGTCGTGGAAGCCGGTGTTCACAATTTTAGCAAAGAAGAGGAATGGGTGCAGCCTGAGGATCCGTTGCTGAATGAACGCCTGGAGTGGTTCAAGGATCAGAAGCTGGGGTTGATGATGCACTGGGGGCCCTATTCCCAGCTTGGACTCGTGGAGTCCTGGGCGCTAAGTGATGAAGATGGTGATTGGTCGCGCAATGATATCGACTGGACTGACGACATGGAGCATTTCAAGCGGGAATACTTTGATCTCAACAAAACGTTCAATCCGATTCGCTTTCAGCCGGAGGAATGGGCACAGATGGCCGCGGACAACGGGTTCAAATATTTCCTGTTCACTACCAAACATCATGATGGATTCTGCATGTGGGATACACACACAACCGATTATCGTATCACAGGCAAGGATACTCCTTTTCACACCCATAAGTATGCAGATATTTGCCGGGCGCTTTTTGACGCTTTTCGTGCCAAGGGTCTCGGCATCTCGGCTTACTTCTCCAAAGCAGACTGGCATACGCCATATTACTGGACACCTGGCATGGAGCGTGGAAGTCATATGTGGCGCGGGCCATCCTATGATCCGAAAGAGTACCCGTGGCTGTGGGAAAAATTCGTCGAGTTCACGCATGAGCAGATCATGGAGCTGCTGACCAACTACGGACGGATCGAGTGTCTATGGCTGGATGCAGGCTGGGTGCGTGAAGGGCGCCATGGTCAGGATATCCGACTGGGCGAGGTAGTGGAGCGTGCGCGTCAGACCACACAGCCGTGGCTCCTGGCAGCCGATCGCACGGTAGGCGGGCCGTATGAGAATATCGTAACCCCGGAACAGACCATCCCGGAACATCCCATGAATATTCCTTGGGAGAGTTGTATCACGGTAGGGAATTCCTTTGCGTTTGGATTTGATGATCAATATAAGCCGGCAAGACAACTGGCACATATTCTGCTTGAGGTAGTATCCAAAGGCGGTAATCTCGCACTGAATGTCGGGCCGCAACCGGATGGACGTCTTCCAAATGGGGCAGTTCAGAGCATTAAAGCCCTTGGAGAATGGCTTGGTACCCACGGTGAGGGCATTTACGCCACACGAATTTGCGGACCATACTACACTGGAGAGTGGGCTTTCACACGTAAGGAAGATATCAACGTTACATATGCCTTCCGTCTGTACAGAAATGAGAACGAGGTGGTACAACCACAGCTGGTCATTCCATATGTGGAAAAAGTAGAGCGGATCGAACTCGTCGGCACAGATGGTGTACTGTCGTTCCAACGGACGGAAGATGGACTTGCTGTAGAGCTGCCGCAAACAGCAGTTACAGAATTAGCACCTATCACACTTACGTTCAGATTGTTCACAAACCAATAA
- a CDS encoding ABC transporter permease, translating into MSRATESIPAPVELQQLRNDVEPKRQHPFIKSLKKHWELYLLVLPPVLYLLIFKYIPMVGVQIAFKDFSVVKGIWGSPWVGFKHFEAFFESPNFWLLIKNTIGISFYSLLAGFPIPILLALALNEIRTGYFKKTVQMVTYAPHFISTVVMVSIIILMLSPHVGVVDKLFTFLGFPMTNFMGIPEYFKSIYVWSGVWQGMGYSSIIYIAALAGVDPSLYEAAKMDGASRLRKIWHIDLPTLVPVTVIMLILSLGSIMGVGFEKIYLMQNPLNTSASEVISTYVYKVGLIGANFSFSSAVGLFNSVINLILLVIVNGISRKVSQNSLW; encoded by the coding sequence ATGAGTCGAGCTACGGAAAGCATACCTGCACCGGTGGAGCTCCAACAATTAAGGAATGATGTAGAACCCAAGAGGCAGCATCCATTTATCAAAAGCCTCAAGAAGCATTGGGAGCTCTATCTGCTCGTGCTGCCTCCCGTATTGTATCTGTTGATCTTCAAGTACATTCCGATGGTCGGTGTACAGATTGCATTCAAAGACTTCAGTGTCGTAAAAGGAATCTGGGGAAGCCCGTGGGTTGGATTCAAACACTTCGAGGCTTTCTTTGAATCCCCCAACTTCTGGCTGCTGATCAAAAACACGATTGGTATCAGTTTCTACTCGTTACTCGCCGGATTTCCGATTCCGATCCTGCTGGCGCTTGCGCTGAATGAGATCCGAACGGGTTACTTTAAAAAGACCGTGCAGATGGTCACCTACGCTCCGCATTTTATCTCCACAGTCGTCATGGTATCCATTATCATTCTGATGCTCTCTCCGCATGTGGGCGTGGTAGACAAGCTATTTACCTTCCTGGGTTTTCCGATGACCAACTTCATGGGCATTCCGGAATACTTCAAATCCATCTATGTGTGGTCGGGTGTATGGCAAGGCATGGGTTATTCATCGATCATTTATATCGCGGCACTCGCTGGCGTTGATCCATCCCTTTACGAAGCAGCGAAGATGGACGGCGCTTCTAGACTTCGGAAAATTTGGCATATCGACCTTCCAACGCTCGTACCGGTTACCGTCATCATGCTGATTCTGAGTTTGGGCAGCATTATGGGCGTGGGCTTCGAAAAAATATACCTGATGCAGAATCCGCTCAACACAAGCGCTTCGGAGGTCATCTCCACGTATGTGTACAAGGTGGGTCTGATCGGGGCCAACTTCAGCTTCTCCTCGGCGGTAGGATTGTTCAACTCCGTGATCAACCTGATCCTGCTGGTTATCGTCAACGGCATTTCCCGCAAAGTATCCCAGAACAGCTTGTGGTAA
- a CDS encoding carbohydrate ABC transporter permease, whose amino-acid sequence MFNLLNRNRIKDPLGDRIFMTFNYIFLFAILLTVFYPLLYIISSSFSSSRAVTSGQVWLFPVDFNIKAYISIFKSQQLMLGFYNTIIYTVVGTFINVALTVMLAYPLSRKSFYGRGAIIIFMMITMFFDGGLIPTYLLMKDLHLLDTRWAMWLPGALAVFQVIVARTFFQSSIPEELGEAAEMDGCRDIRYLISVVLPLSKPILAVMTLMYAVGHWNAYFDALIYLRSEKLFPLQYVLRNLLILNAADPAMLANTSQQLRDQGFEQVLKYALIVVASIPILIMYPFVQKHFVKGVMVGSLKG is encoded by the coding sequence ATGTTCAACCTGTTAAATCGGAACCGGATCAAGGACCCGCTCGGTGACCGCATCTTCATGACATTCAACTATATCTTTCTGTTTGCCATACTTTTAACGGTGTTTTACCCGCTCCTGTATATCATCAGTTCTTCGTTCAGCTCCTCGCGTGCCGTTACATCCGGTCAGGTGTGGCTGTTCCCGGTAGATTTTAACATCAAGGCCTACATTTCCATTTTCAAAAGCCAACAGCTCATGCTCGGTTTCTACAACACGATCATTTATACCGTAGTAGGCACATTTATCAATGTGGCACTCACCGTCATGCTCGCGTATCCCTTGTCACGCAAGTCATTTTACGGACGGGGGGCCATCATCATTTTCATGATGATCACGATGTTCTTTGATGGCGGTCTGATTCCAACCTATCTCTTGATGAAAGACCTTCATCTGCTGGATACACGCTGGGCGATGTGGCTGCCAGGGGCGCTCGCGGTGTTCCAGGTCATTGTGGCGAGAACCTTCTTCCAGTCTTCCATCCCGGAAGAGCTTGGGGAGGCGGCGGAAATGGACGGCTGCCGGGATATCCGCTATCTGATCAGCGTGGTTCTTCCGTTATCGAAGCCGATTCTGGCGGTCATGACCCTGATGTATGCGGTAGGCCACTGGAATGCTTACTTTGATGCCCTGATCTATCTCCGATCGGAGAAGCTGTTTCCGCTGCAATATGTGCTGCGGAATCTGCTCATATTAAACGCCGCAGATCCGGCGATGTTGGCCAATACGAGCCAGCAGCTGCGGGATCAAGGGTTTGAGCAGGTGCTGAAATACGCTCTGATCGTCGTCGCAAGCATTCCGATTCTCATCATGTATCCGTTTGTGCAGAAGCATTTTGTCAAAGGGGTCATGGTTGGCTCGCTCAAAGGATGA
- a CDS encoding type 2 periplasmic-binding domain-containing protein, whose product MKKSWISMLFLVFASMALLSACGSSEETGKGSDGSGESGGPVTMTFFAPQGKASMEENEFTKFIEDKFDVTLKWDLAPTDALQDRRQLLLASGDYPEVFLHGKFTTSDLQTYGKQGVFLPLQDLIKQYGPNLTKIMEEKPYFKEAVTAPDGNIYALPIFNECYHCTYAQKYWINTEWLDNLGLKMPTTTDELYTVLKAFKEQDPNGNGKADEIPLTGAPNKYVWNGNIDAYLMNSFIYNDNDKYLIVNDGKVDFAANKEEWKKGLEYVHKLYAEGLIDPASFTQNDQAIGQLGNKEGDEVVGSITTALVSYLVNTYDKDITRHQHWDIVPPLKGPDGVQTTGATQSVGEFEFAITNKATEAQQIAAIKIVDYMFSEEGALYAEYGPTEGKGWKKADADEKNINGEPAKYSYYNLPERDPNVVVNESWSQIGAHDLSNTFRNLFAEGQNPLEAEGYGTRLAQATNVYEPYAPKEVYPANVFIRPEDTETAAQLTTAVKDYVMTNMAQFIIGSKSIDKEWDAYVKGFDGLGLSNYLEIYQRAIEKNQ is encoded by the coding sequence TTGAAAAAATCTTGGATTTCGATGTTGTTTCTGGTCTTTGCTTCGATGGCTTTGTTGTCCGCATGCGGTTCATCCGAGGAGACGGGTAAAGGGAGCGACGGTAGCGGGGAGAGCGGTGGCCCTGTGACGATGACTTTCTTTGCCCCACAAGGTAAAGCGTCCATGGAAGAAAATGAGTTCACCAAATTTATCGAAGACAAGTTCGATGTTACCCTGAAATGGGACCTGGCTCCGACGGACGCCCTGCAAGACCGCAGACAGTTGCTGCTGGCAAGTGGCGATTATCCCGAAGTGTTCCTCCATGGCAAGTTCACCACCTCAGACCTTCAAACGTACGGAAAACAGGGCGTGTTCCTCCCGTTACAGGATCTGATCAAGCAGTACGGTCCGAATCTGACCAAGATTATGGAGGAGAAGCCGTACTTCAAGGAAGCAGTAACTGCACCTGATGGAAATATCTACGCTTTGCCTATTTTCAATGAATGTTACCACTGTACCTATGCACAGAAATACTGGATCAACACGGAATGGCTCGACAATCTGGGCCTTAAAATGCCAACTACGACGGACGAACTCTACACCGTTCTGAAGGCGTTCAAGGAACAAGACCCGAATGGCAATGGCAAAGCCGATGAGATTCCGCTCACGGGTGCACCCAACAAATACGTGTGGAACGGCAACATCGATGCCTATCTGATGAACAGCTTTATCTATAATGACAACGATAAATATCTGATCGTAAACGATGGCAAAGTTGATTTTGCTGCGAACAAGGAAGAGTGGAAAAAGGGACTGGAGTACGTGCACAAGCTGTATGCAGAAGGTCTGATTGATCCGGCTTCCTTCACACAGAACGATCAGGCGATCGGACAGCTGGGTAACAAGGAAGGCGACGAAGTGGTCGGCTCCATTACAACAGCGCTGGTCAGCTACCTCGTCAACACGTACGACAAGGATATCACCCGCCACCAGCACTGGGACATCGTGCCTCCGCTGAAAGGGCCGGATGGTGTTCAGACGACAGGTGCTACGCAAAGTGTAGGTGAGTTCGAGTTCGCTATCACCAACAAAGCGACCGAAGCACAACAGATCGCCGCGATCAAAATTGTAGATTACATGTTCAGTGAAGAAGGTGCTCTGTATGCAGAGTACGGACCGACAGAAGGGAAGGGCTGGAAGAAGGCGGATGCTGATGAGAAAAACATCAATGGCGAGCCTGCCAAATACAGCTACTATAACCTGCCTGAGCGTGACCCAAATGTTGTAGTCAACGAGAGTTGGTCGCAGATCGGAGCACATGACTTGTCCAATACGTTCCGCAACCTGTTTGCAGAAGGTCAGAATCCGCTAGAGGCTGAAGGCTACGGTACCCGACTGGCACAAGCGACCAATGTATATGAACCATATGCACCAAAAGAGGTTTATCCTGCGAACGTATTTATCCGTCCTGAAGATACAGAAACTGCTGCGCAGCTTACGACAGCCGTCAAGGATTACGTGATGACCAATATGGCTCAATTCATTATCGGCAGCAAGAGCATCGATAAGGAGTGGGACGCGTACGTAAAAGGTTTTGATGGCCTGGGGCTCAGCAATTACCTTGAGATTTACCAGCGTGCGATTGAGAAAAATCAATAA
- a CDS encoding helix-turn-helix domain-containing protein: MNNSWFRRLLLSYLPVFFIVTTILFIIFFQVFNEQNRREALKANEFLASQVTQYLDNSLRSIDFKVLRDILTNPNLKNYYSVTGSEDVYAGIQAVQVIDELKIEYPLIDSIYLVRYNDDTVFSNGKAVPIEEFPDAAFIKDSRAAATQKWVGARSFKAFPTVEGKQVITLIRGVGNGTGLVVVNVDLPTLQKSIMQMYDPEFTFVNIFNRSGGNLWDGGMQDGITAVSPKTDSGEVFSEFTSSYSGWKVQTGLNNGKIVKFTLQFYNIWLVFAVVVVLIGVVWVIYVTRRNYKPIQQIVTLIETVASQKQPGMGYTKDNEFRFIQTTLERMIDQTKQYQEEHEENLILQKKYFFQELLEGTRDFTGSELTAEMAKFKLPQLEDRWAVIVVEIDQYSRFLEEYHAQDQSLLKFVLSSILQESARQEGTECWAEWISDQRLYAIVWIPGTEMGEETERRLLSGYLDRVGQYLNFTVTIGIGRVAVDVRGLRASLKEAVHALEYKAVLGMNRIISCGEVPTSTNDVYEFLKTISLLVQAMRLSDEVWETHFERLFEQIRESVLSRQEIMNTVQLLFQHYNREFAELSQDYQERWAAVFTPLLPRLEVWETLDDLRDLCWKGFRELAQQMQTLHCSRKHRSHILEIRKYIEQNYNNPELSLNYLSDLFDINPKYLSKLFKDEIGEKFVDLLISHRIEKAKQLMLETDKAIQEISEEVGYTNYNSFNRAFKNVVGVAPSDYRKAM, from the coding sequence ATGAACAACAGTTGGTTTAGACGTTTGCTGCTATCGTATTTGCCTGTTTTTTTTATCGTGACCACAATCCTGTTTATTATCTTCTTCCAGGTGTTCAATGAACAGAACCGAAGAGAAGCACTCAAGGCCAATGAATTTCTGGCATCACAGGTAACGCAATACCTGGACAATTCACTGCGCTCCATCGACTTCAAGGTACTGCGTGATATTTTGACCAATCCCAACCTGAAAAATTATTATTCGGTAACCGGAAGCGAGGATGTATATGCCGGAATTCAAGCGGTCCAGGTTATTGATGAATTGAAAATAGAGTATCCGCTGATTGATTCCATATATCTGGTAAGATACAACGACGATACGGTCTTCAGCAATGGTAAGGCGGTACCGATCGAGGAGTTCCCGGATGCTGCTTTTATTAAAGACAGCCGTGCAGCGGCAACGCAAAAGTGGGTGGGGGCCAGATCCTTTAAGGCATTCCCGACAGTGGAAGGAAAACAGGTGATTACACTCATTCGCGGTGTCGGAAACGGCACGGGGCTTGTGGTGGTTAACGTCGATCTGCCGACTTTGCAGAAGTCCATTATGCAGATGTATGACCCTGAGTTCACCTTCGTGAATATCTTCAATCGCTCGGGGGGCAATTTGTGGGACGGAGGAATGCAGGATGGCATTACAGCAGTTTCTCCCAAAACGGACTCCGGTGAAGTGTTCTCCGAGTTTACATCCAGCTACAGCGGCTGGAAGGTACAGACAGGCTTGAACAATGGCAAAATCGTCAAATTCACCCTGCAATTTTATAATATCTGGTTGGTGTTTGCTGTTGTTGTTGTATTGATCGGTGTCGTGTGGGTGATCTACGTTACACGAAGAAATTACAAACCCATCCAGCAGATCGTTACGTTGATAGAGACGGTGGCTTCGCAGAAACAGCCGGGCATGGGCTATACGAAGGATAACGAGTTCCGTTTTATCCAGACCACGTTGGAGCGAATGATTGATCAAACCAAACAATATCAGGAGGAGCATGAAGAGAACCTGATTTTGCAGAAAAAATATTTTTTTCAGGAGCTGCTGGAGGGCACGCGGGACTTTACTGGCAGTGAACTGACAGCGGAGATGGCAAAGTTTAAACTGCCACAGTTGGAGGACCGATGGGCTGTAATCGTTGTCGAGATTGATCAGTATTCCCGGTTCTTGGAAGAGTATCATGCTCAAGACCAATCCCTTCTGAAATTCGTGTTATCCAGCATTCTGCAAGAGAGTGCAAGGCAGGAAGGTACAGAATGTTGGGCAGAGTGGATATCGGATCAGCGGCTGTACGCGATTGTCTGGATTCCCGGGACGGAAATGGGTGAGGAAACAGAACGGAGACTGCTCTCCGGTTATCTGGACAGAGTGGGGCAGTATCTGAACTTCACCGTAACCATTGGGATTGGGAGAGTGGCCGTGGATGTTCGTGGTTTGAGAGCTTCGTTGAAGGAGGCTGTGCATGCCTTGGAGTACAAGGCTGTACTCGGCATGAACCGAATCATCTCATGCGGAGAGGTTCCGACCTCCACCAATGATGTGTATGAATTCCTGAAGACCATCTCTCTGCTGGTGCAGGCCATGCGTCTGTCAGACGAAGTCTGGGAAACGCATTTTGAACGATTGTTCGAACAGATCCGTGAATCTGTGCTTTCCCGACAGGAGATTATGAATACCGTCCAATTGCTGTTCCAGCACTATAATCGGGAGTTCGCGGAACTATCCCAGGATTATCAGGAGAGATGGGCCGCTGTATTTACACCGCTGCTTCCCAGGTTGGAAGTCTGGGAAACGTTAGATGATTTACGCGATCTGTGCTGGAAAGGCTTCCGGGAGCTGGCTCAGCAGATGCAGACGCTGCATTGTTCCAGAAAACACAGATCTCATATTCTTGAGATTCGCAAGTATATTGAACAGAACTACAACAACCCCGAGCTGTCGTTGAACTATCTAAGTGATTTATTCGATATTAATCCGAAATATTTAAGCAAGCTGTTCAAGGACGAAATTGGTGAGAAGTTCGTGGATCTTCTAATTAGTCACCGTATTGAGAAGGCGAAGCAGCTCATGCTGGAGACTGACAAGGCTATTCAGGAGATCAGTGAGGAAGTGGGGTATACGAATTATAATTCCTTCAATCGGGCGTTCAAAAATGTGGTGGGTGTGGCGCCAAGTGACTACAGAAAAGCCATGTGA